Part of the Planktothrix tepida PCC 9214 genome, TTTTTTTAGTCAATTACTTTTTTCGAGTCATTGATTATCATAACTTATCGGTTAACTTCTTTCCTCAAAAAAAAATGATTTACCCTTCTAACTTCATTCGCTAGTTCATCATTCGTTTCCTTTTCTGTTACTTTTTCAGCAAGCCCTAAGTAGGGCTTGCTGAACTTTTCTTTTGAGCTTATAAGTATAATTATGTAGTCTGCTCTTGGCTTTTGGTTGAGTTTGTTACTAACTAAACGTTACAAAAAACAGCTTGATTTAGACTTGAATGAGAAATTGAGTTGCTAATCTCAAAGAGAAACCGGGTTTCTAACAACTTAGTGCTGACTCACAGAAACCGGGTTTCTGAAGTGATCTTGATTTCTCACAACAAATCTACCAGAGAAACCGGGTTTCTAACAACTNNNNNNNNNNNNNNNNNNNNNNNNNNNNNNNNNNNNNNNNNNNNNNNNNNNNNNNNNNNNNNNNNNNNNNNNNNNNNNNNNNNNNNNNNNNNNNNNNNNNNNNNNNNNNNNNNNNNNNNNNNNNNNNNNNNNNNNNNNNNNNNNNNNNNNNNNNNNNNNNNNNNNNNNNNNNNNNNNNNNNNNNNNNNNNNNNNNNNNNNNNNNNNNNNNNNNNNNNNNNNNNNNNNNNNNNNNNNNNNNNNNNNNNNNNNNNNNNNNNNNNNNNNNNNNNNNNNNNNNNNNNNNNNNNNNNNNNNNNNNNNNNNNNNNNNNNNNNNNNNNNNNNNNNNNNNNNNNNNNNNNNNNNNNNNNNNNNNNNNNNNNNNNNNNNNNNNNNNNNNNNNNNNNNNNNNNNNNNNNNNNNNNNNNNNNNNNNNNACCTTAATTCTGTAAAAGCTAAGGCTGCTTTATTTGCTTTTCCGACTTCATTAATCTTTGCAGATAAATAAGTTTGAATCAGACTATGTTCTCCCTGGGGCATGGGTTTTTGTTCTATTTGTCCATTAATATATTCACTAGAAGGTTTTGTTTCAGGAAATCCTAAAAAATCCTCTAAGGTGATTTTTTTTTTAATTTGATTAACGGCAACCATTTTTTACCTCCTAACAACGTTTGGTTAGTATAGTGCTTTATTTTTACTCTGTACTTAACCGACAAGTTGCCCCCCCATCCACAACTAACCCTTGACCTGTCATAAACGAAGATCGACCCCCATCAGCCAAAAAATAGATCGCCTCAGCAATTTCTTGAGGTTGACCCACACGACCAATAACGTGCTTAGATCCCAACTGTTCTACTAAATCTACCATATTGTCTCCCTGCAAATGCCCTCGACTTAAACCCGAATGTAACATCGGCGTATCTACAGCCCCCGGAAGCACCGCATTGACTCGAATCTGATCGGGTGCTAACTCAATTGCTAAGGCTCGCGTTAAGGCTAACATCGCCCCTTTACTGGCAGCATAAGCCGCAATATTAGCAGAAGTGGCGATCGCATGAACCGAACTCACATTCACAATTGCTCCTCCCTGAGATTTCATCAAAGGATAAAGCTGACGGACACCTAAATAAACTGAGCGGACATTGACCGCCATCACCCGATCCCATTCCTCCGGTGTTGTTTCTACCAAAGATTTACAAACTTGGATAGCCGCATTATTCACAATAGCCGCTATATTTTTAACCTTTTCTGACAGTTGGTGGGCGATATTTTCCCAAGCCAAAGTATCAGAAACATCAGCCCGAATCAACAAGTCAACTCCAGTTAAATCAGGGATAACTTCACCGAGATCAACGCCTACCACATACCAGCCATTTTTTTGAAACAACTCAGCAGTAGCCCTACCAATACCGCCTAAAACCCCAGTTATTAAGACAACTTTACTCATTATATTTATTTATCTCTAAATAAAATAGTTTTGGCTAGTCGTTTATCTTAGCACTACGTTAAACAATAGACATTAGCTTTCCTGTTTGATTCTTTAATTTTCTAATCCCAACCCCTGTAACAGATTATTAATCGCCATTTCATTCACCCGCAATACAGCTTCCCTCGTATGAGAACCATTATGGGTTCCAAAAATACATTGCTCAAACTGACGTAAGGGACTCTCCATCGCTAAGGGCTCCATTTCAAACACATCTAAAGCCGCCCCCGCCACTTTCCCAGACTGTAAAGCTTCTGTTAACGCGGTTTCATCAATTAATGGGCCTCTCGCTACATTTACCAAACGCACCCCAGGTTTCATCAAATCAAACTGGTGATGACTCAATAAATGATGGTTTTCGCGGGTCAAATTACAAGAAAGGGCTATAAAATCTGATTGTTGCAACAAGTCCTCAAAACTAACCGATTTAACACCTAATTCGGTTTGAACAGTATCAGGAATCGGCATCACATCATAACCCAGGATGGACATCCCCACCGCTACACCCCGTTTCACAATTCCTCGTCCAATACTCCCCACACCAATGACACCCAGGGTTTTACCCCGTAGAGTCATCCCAGGAATTTGCAGCCATCCTCCTGAACGCACAGATTGGTCTAATTTATGTAAGTGTCTAGCTAATAGGATAATATAACCCAATGCCACATCCGCCACTTCGTCGGAAAAAACATCCGGGGTATTTTTGACCAAAATCCCTAATTCTTTTGCTGCGTCCCGGTCAATGGAATCAACACCAATGCCCCATTTGGCGACAATTTTGAGGCGTTTTCCCTGTGCCAAAACCTTAGCAGTAAAAGGATCATCCCCAGCAATTACCCCATCAAATTGATCAATAATTTCTAATAGTTCCGCCTCACTCATTTGCTGCACGATAGAAGGAACTACAATCTCAATATTTCGTTCTGCAAAAAAGGAACGATAGAGGTCAATGGTTTTTTGTAAATGGGGGCAGGTAATTAAAACGTTCCAGGTCATATAGTTTTAGTTTTGATTTAATTCTTTATACAATAATTCCGCAACTTTAAAGTCTAATTCTTCATCAATATCCACTGCTTGTAACCGTTCAATTTCAAACATAAACGGTCGATCTCCAATTCGATTATGTTTGGATTCTAAAATCTCACGAGTGAAAATATATAAACAAGAATTTTCTTCATAAATAGGCGGTAAATCTTGGGTTCTCAGTAAAATCGCTGGATTATGATTAACTGCCCTGGCTAAACTATCCCACAATCGAGTTTGCAGTCGAGTCACCCCAAAGAGGGAATCATACATGGGATAATTATTTAAGAACTTTTCAACAGCATCTGTAATGGTTTCTGCCGCCAATAAAGGGTTTGTGCTGTGGGTTTGCAGATAAAAATCAGCTTCTACCTGCCGAACACTATTGAGCAGAACATCATTCATTGGTGTTGTTCCGGCTCTCAGATGTTCTGGACGTTCTAATAGTTTAACTTCGGGAAAATGTAGGGCTGCATCCTCCTGAATATTAGGGCTATCGGTATCAATTACCACTTCAGAAATGAGAGGGCAAGCTAACAGATTCCTAACCACACAATGATATAACGGTTGACCCGCAAAATCTCGATAGTTTTTACCCGGAACTCGTTCACTGCTATGTCGCATCGGCACAAAGGCGACGATTTTGGGGGAACTCATATTAATATCAATCCCAGAAATTAATGATCTTTTTCAATTAAAACAGCCCGAGCCGGGGAACCGTCAGAGCCCACCAGTTTCAAAGGCAAACAGACTAAATCATACAACC contains:
- a CDS encoding acylneuraminate cytidylyltransferase family protein encodes the protein MSSPKIVAFVPMRHSSERVPGKNYRDFAGQPLYHCVVRNLLACPLISEVVIDTDSPNIQEDAALHFPEVKLLERPEHLRAGTTPMNDVLLNSVRQVEADFYLQTHSTNPLLAAETITDAVEKFLNNYPMYDSLFGVTRLQTRLWDSLARAVNHNPAILLRTQDLPPIYEENSCLYIFTREILESKHNRIGDRPFMFEIERLQAVDIDEELDFKVAELLYKELNQN
- a CDS encoding phosphoglycerate dehydrogenase; this translates as MTWNVLITCPHLQKTIDLYRSFFAERNIEIVVPSIVQQMSEAELLEIIDQFDGVIAGDDPFTAKVLAQGKRLKIVAKWGIGVDSIDRDAAKELGILVKNTPDVFSDEVADVALGYIILLARHLHKLDQSVRSGGWLQIPGMTLRGKTLGVIGVGSIGRGIVKRGVAVGMSILGYDVMPIPDTVQTELGVKSVSFEDLLQQSDFIALSCNLTRENHHLLSHHQFDLMKPGVRLVNVARGPLIDETALTEALQSGKVAGAALDVFEMEPLAMESPLRQFEQCIFGTHNGSHTREAVLRVNEMAINNLLQGLGLEN
- a CDS encoding Uma2 family endonuclease, whose protein sequence is MVAVNQIKKKITLEDFLGFPETKPSSEYINGQIEQKPMPQGEHSLIQTYLSAKINEVGKANKAALAFTELR
- a CDS encoding SDR family NAD(P)-dependent oxidoreductase: MSKVVLITGVLGGIGRATAELFQKNGWYVVGVDLGEVIPDLTGVDLLIRADVSDTLAWENIAHQLSEKVKNIAAIVNNAAIQVCKSLVETTPEEWDRVMAVNVRSVYLGVRQLYPLMKSQGGAIVNVSSVHAIATSANIAAYAASKGAMLALTRALAIELAPDQIRVNAVLPGAVDTPMLHSGLSRGHLQGDNMVDLVEQLGSKHVIGRVGQPQEIAEAIYFLADGGRSSFMTGQGLVVDGGATCRLSTE